The following proteins come from a genomic window of Trueperaceae bacterium:
- a CDS encoding carbohydrate ABC transporter permease, translating to MTGSTRAGPGTYLLLALASAFFLLPVYLVLITALKPPAEIQLSTTWHLPDTWNWGSFVTAWRAFSPQLLNSLILTVSATAGSAVLGSLNGYVLSKWRFPGANVVFPLILFGMFIPYQSILIPLFQFLASIGLYGSLGGLILTHIVYGLPITTLIFRNFYAEIPDEMIEAAKIDGAGFFGIYRRVIFPLSISGFVVVIIWQFTQIWNEFLFAVTLTTQDTHPITVAIANLAGGEAVNWNLPMAGAILAALPTLIVYIVLGKYFVRGLLAGSVKG from the coding sequence ATGACCGGGAGCACACGTGCCGGTCCGGGCACCTACCTGCTGCTGGCGCTCGCCTCGGCCTTCTTCCTGCTGCCGGTATATCTGGTGTTGATCACCGCTCTCAAGCCGCCCGCCGAGATCCAGCTGTCGACTACCTGGCATCTGCCGGACACCTGGAACTGGGGGAGCTTCGTCACCGCCTGGCGTGCGTTCTCGCCGCAGCTTCTGAACAGCCTGATCCTCACCGTGTCGGCGACCGCAGGGTCGGCTGTACTCGGCTCGCTCAACGGCTACGTCCTCTCCAAGTGGCGCTTCCCGGGTGCGAACGTCGTCTTCCCGCTGATCCTCTTCGGGATGTTCATCCCCTACCAGAGCATCCTCATCCCCCTCTTCCAGTTCCTGGCGTCGATAGGGCTCTACGGTTCGCTGGGTGGCCTGATCCTCACCCACATCGTCTACGGCCTGCCCATAACGACCCTCATCTTCCGCAACTTCTACGCCGAGATCCCCGACGAGATGATCGAGGCTGCCAAGATCGACGGGGCCGGTTTCTTCGGTATCTACCGCCGCGTGATCTTCCCGCTGTCGATCTCCGGCTTCGTGGTCGTCATCATCTGGCAGTTCACCCAGATCTGGAACGAGTTCCTCTTCGCCGTCACCCTTACAACCCAGGACACCCATCCGATAACGGTGGCGATCGCCAACCTGGCGGGAGGCGAGGCGGTCAACTGGAATCTGCCGATGGCCGGCGCTATCCTCGCCGCCCTGCCCACGCTCATCGTCTACATCGTGCTGGGCAAGTACTTCGTGCGTGGGCTGCTGGCGGGATCGGTGAAAGGCTGA
- a CDS encoding sugar ABC transporter permease, whose amino-acid sequence MRLTRDRLTAILMILPSLVLLGVFVYGFIGRTAYVSLTDWGQNPAQALALNPVISFIGLENYQSLFTSALDSRFRQDLVNTFFFTLFFLLGCLAIGLTLAILLDRRVKGEGFFRTVFLFPMALAFIVTGTIWRWMLQPQGGVNVLPTLIGLPRLQFRWLTSREQVWQFNWQNLPVILGVGVGVILLWLTVLSFRRGRRGRGTVMAVLTAVAAIWTATGARSVEILSYPEPHGFNLALVGIIIAAVWQMSGYTMALYLAGLRGISDDLREAARVDGASELQLFRHVIFPLLGPISLSAVIILGHISLKIFDLIFAMAGPDNIRTSVPALSMYLRAFRANQFAEGAAIAVVLLLMVGAVIIPYLWTQLRGEVRR is encoded by the coding sequence GTGCGTCTGACCAGAGACCGTCTCACAGCCATCCTCATGATCTTGCCGTCGCTCGTGCTGCTGGGCGTCTTCGTCTACGGATTCATCGGCCGCACCGCCTACGTATCGCTGACCGACTGGGGGCAGAACCCGGCCCAGGCGCTTGCGCTGAATCCCGTCATCTCGTTCATCGGCCTAGAGAACTACCAGAGCCTGTTCACCAGCGCTCTCGACAGCCGCTTCCGGCAGGACCTGGTCAACACCTTCTTCTTCACCCTCTTCTTCCTGCTGGGCTGCCTGGCGATCGGCCTCACCCTCGCCATCCTGCTCGACCGACGGGTGAAGGGCGAAGGCTTCTTCCGGACGGTGTTCCTCTTCCCGATGGCGCTCGCCTTCATAGTCACCGGCACCATCTGGCGCTGGATGCTGCAGCCGCAGGGCGGCGTCAACGTGCTGCCCACCCTGATCGGCCTGCCGCGGCTCCAGTTCAGGTGGCTCACCAGCCGCGAGCAGGTGTGGCAGTTCAACTGGCAGAACCTGCCCGTCATCCTCGGCGTCGGCGTCGGCGTCATCCTCCTGTGGCTAACGGTCCTCTCGTTCCGGCGTGGGAGACGGGGCCGTGGAACGGTGATGGCCGTGCTGACGGCGGTCGCGGCGATCTGGACCGCGACCGGCGCCAGGAGCGTCGAGATCCTCTCGTACCCGGAGCCGCACGGCTTCAACCTCGCCCTGGTAGGCATCATCATCGCCGCCGTCTGGCAGATGTCGGGCTACACGATGGCCCTCTACCTCGCCGGCCTGCGCGGCATCTCCGACGACCTGCGCGAAGCCGCTCGCGTGGACGGCGCCAGTGAACTCCAGCTATTCCGCCACGTGATATTCCCACTGTTGGGGCCCATCTCGCTCTCGGCCGTCATAATCCTGGGGCACATCAGCCTCAAGATCTTCGACCTGATCTTCGCCATGGCGGGACCCGACAACATCCGCACCAGCGTGCCCGCGCTGTCGATGTACCTGCGCGCTTTCCGCGCCAATCAGTTCGCCGAGGGCGCGGCGATCGCCGTGGTCCTGCTGCTGATGGTGGGTGCTGTGATCATCCCCTACCTGTGGACTCAGCTGAGGGGTGAGGTGCGCAGATGA
- a CDS encoding ABC transporter substrate-binding protein: protein MKRVVALLTITFFTLAWAQEDQLEIFSWWAGDEGPALEALIDLYEQQYPETEVINATVTGGAGVNARAVLKTRMLGGEPPDSFQVHAGQELIGTWVTADRMEDITFIFEEQGWMEAFPQGLIDLISTDEGIWSVPVNIHRSNVMWFVPSNLEEWGVEAPSSWQEFVDTTCPALQDAGVTPLVVGEPWTQVHLWESVALAELGADGWQSLWDGELAFDDPQVVQTFETFSNVMECANEDAAGLTWQQATDRVVNGQAAFNVMGDWAAGYMTTTLDLTPGEDFGWAASPGTDGTFMLLSDSFGLPVGAPHRENAVEWLTLVGSAEAQNVFNPLKGSISPRLDTEASLYNEYSQSALEDYRNDTLVGSLQHGVVAPETFMSEFPGVIQGLAGGGSPQAAAAAAQELANQVGIGD from the coding sequence ATGAAGAGAGTAGTGGCACTGTTGACGATCACGTTCTTCACGCTCGCCTGGGCTCAGGAAGATCAGCTCGAGATCTTCTCGTGGTGGGCCGGTGACGAAGGACCGGCGCTCGAGGCGCTCATCGACCTCTACGAACAGCAGTATCCCGAGACCGAGGTCATCAACGCCACCGTCACCGGCGGGGCAGGCGTAAACGCCCGAGCCGTGCTCAAGACCAGGATGCTGGGCGGCGAACCGCCCGACTCGTTCCAGGTACATGCCGGCCAGGAGTTGATCGGCACCTGGGTCACCGCCGACCGGATGGAGGACATCACCTTCATCTTCGAGGAGCAGGGCTGGATGGAGGCCTTCCCGCAGGGTCTCATCGATCTGATCAGTACCGACGAAGGGATCTGGAGCGTTCCCGTCAACATCCACCGCTCCAACGTGATGTGGTTCGTGCCCTCCAATCTCGAGGAGTGGGGCGTAGAGGCTCCGAGCAGCTGGCAGGAGTTCGTCGACACCACCTGCCCGGCGTTGCAGGACGCCGGAGTCACGCCGCTGGTGGTCGGTGAGCCCTGGACCCAGGTTCATCTGTGGGAGTCCGTCGCGCTCGCCGAACTGGGCGCCGACGGCTGGCAGAGCCTCTGGGACGGCGAACTGGCGTTCGACGACCCGCAGGTGGTGCAGACCTTCGAGACGTTCAGCAACGTCATGGAGTGCGCCAACGAAGACGCCGCCGGACTCACCTGGCAGCAGGCGACCGACCGGGTCGTGAACGGCCAGGCGGCATTCAACGTGATGGGGGACTGGGCCGCCGGCTACATGACCACGACCCTCGACCTCACGCCAGGCGAAGACTTCGGCTGGGCCGCCTCCCCGGGGACCGACGGGACCTTCATGCTCCTCTCCGACTCGTTCGGCCTCCCGGTCGGCGCCCCGCACCGCGAGAACGCGGTCGAGTGGCTCACGCTAGTAGGCTCGGCCGAGGCGCAGAACGTCTTCAACCCGCTCAAGGGCTCGATCTCGCCCCGGCTCGATACGGAGGCGAGCCTCTACAACGAGTACTCGCAATCGGCTCTCGAGGACTACCGAAACGACACTCTCGTGGGCAGCCTGCAGCACGGGGTAGTCGCTCCGGAAACGTTCATGAGCGAGTTCCCGGGCGTGATCCAGGGCCTGGCCGGGGGTGGCAGTCCGCAGGCCGCGGCCGCGGCCGCGCAGGAACTGGCCAACCAGGTCGGCATAGGGGATTGA
- a CDS encoding DUF3298 domain-containing protein, which yields MIRRSLGLLLVLLLTGSVAAQPPLPSDGALYVGTSERGRMLLASLHLFPPDGAELQLLEAPAGPGEEASVELTLTGPYIEHQRELEVVTETWTFIAGLLPDGGLDSQGAGQLYLYDLEPIEFRAVGSVLLGGLRLADGSFAVQRWAPFFYADPWSEIPFDLAVDEFVAEGLLQRRELPRTPAGIYTDSRTVYLAGFDTDLVSYYIVIDTYTGGAHPNSRRESRTLLRVDGGWEAAGGICEVPKRLGWTCDEATIRRSVIAGLRRQGASWVVQGEVTEETEWLLDSFVISPWSVRVLFDPYAVGPYVQGPYEVDVPLEELGR from the coding sequence ATGATCCGCCGGTCCCTCGGCCTCCTCCTGGTCCTCCTGCTGACCGGCAGCGTCGCCGCGCAACCTCCGCTGCCGAGCGACGGCGCGCTCTACGTCGGGACCAGCGAGCGGGGCAGGATGCTTCTCGCCTCGCTGCACCTGTTCCCTCCCGACGGCGCCGAACTGCAACTGCTCGAGGCTCCCGCCGGACCGGGCGAGGAGGCGAGCGTCGAACTCACCCTCACCGGTCCCTACATCGAGCACCAGCGGGAGTTGGAGGTGGTCACCGAGACGTGGACCTTCATCGCCGGCCTCCTGCCGGACGGGGGACTCGACTCGCAGGGGGCCGGCCAGCTCTACCTGTACGATCTCGAGCCGATCGAGTTCCGAGCGGTCGGCAGCGTCCTCCTCGGCGGCCTTCGGCTTGCCGATGGCAGCTTCGCCGTGCAGCGTTGGGCGCCCTTCTTTTACGCCGATCCGTGGAGCGAGATACCCTTCGATCTCGCCGTCGACGAGTTCGTGGCCGAGGGGCTGCTACAGCGCCGTGAGCTGCCCCGGACCCCTGCCGGTATCTACACCGACTCGCGGACCGTCTATCTGGCCGGATTCGACACCGACCTGGTCAGCTACTACATCGTCATCGACACCTACACTGGCGGCGCTCACCCGAACAGCCGCCGTGAGTCGCGTACGCTCCTCAGAGTGGACGGCGGCTGGGAAGCGGCAGGTGGCATCTGCGAGGTCCCGAAGCGACTGGGCTGGACGTGTGACGAAGCCACGATCCGCAGGAGCGTAATCGCTGGACTCAGGCGGCAAGGCGCCTCCTGGGTCGTGCAGGGCGAGGTGACGGAGGAGACCGAGTGGCTTCTCGATTCGTTCGTGATCAGCCCCTGGAGCGTTCGCGTACTCTTCGATCCCTACGCGGTGGGCCCCTACGTCCAGGGGCCCTACGAGGTCGACGTACCTCTGGAGGAACTGGGCCGATAA
- a CDS encoding c-type cytochrome yields MPAGARSDPTRRGRKHGRLDDTLDFPIAQRRRRRLPGGSWLFAAGVATQVYLAGAGILVDPAYFGWHVTFAHLLESLFLLLLVAGLLGGVGRNALGWVGLLFLLYSLQYAFVNGFAGPARALHAVNALLMLLVALHLGRRQWRVFRGLPANADGPGGDRLRRNLVISILVAIPIVVLWALLTPAPTATATATTSAVESDTVSAGAGAEIFAAHCSGCHGVEGEGGFGPRLAGEVDVAAALVEQILEGGSGMPAFRNQLSDEQVAQVASYVGNSWGNDLGPVSARLVGEHR; encoded by the coding sequence TTGCCGGCAGGAGCGAGAAGCGATCCAACACGACGAGGAAGGAAACATGGCCGACTCGACGACACCCTCGACTTCCCCATTGCGCAGCGGCGCCGCCGCCGTCTTCCTGGGGGCAGCTGGCTCTTCGCCGCCGGCGTAGCTACTCAGGTCTATCTCGCCGGGGCCGGCATCCTTGTCGATCCGGCCTACTTCGGTTGGCATGTGACCTTCGCCCACCTCCTCGAGTCGCTCTTCCTGCTCCTCCTCGTCGCGGGGCTCCTCGGCGGCGTAGGCAGGAACGCCCTGGGCTGGGTCGGTCTCCTGTTCCTGCTCTACTCGCTGCAGTACGCCTTCGTCAACGGTTTCGCGGGCCCGGCTCGAGCTCTCCATGCGGTGAACGCTCTGCTGATGCTGCTCGTTGCCCTTCACCTGGGACGCCGGCAGTGGCGGGTCTTCCGTGGGCTGCCGGCCAACGCCGACGGACCGGGCGGCGACAGACTCAGGCGCAACCTGGTGATCTCGATCCTCGTCGCCATCCCGATCGTCGTCCTCTGGGCCCTGCTGACGCCAGCACCGACCGCAACCGCTACCGCGACGACTTCGGCGGTGGAGTCCGACACCGTCTCCGCAGGGGCGGGGGCGGAGATCTTCGCCGCCCATTGCAGCGGCTGTCATGGCGTTGAGGGTGAGGGTGGCTTCGGACCCCGACTAGCGGGCGAAGTGGACGTCGCCGCAGCGCTGGTCGAGCAGATACTGGAGGGTGGCAGCGGCATGCCGGCGTTCCGAAACCAGCTCTCGGACGAGCAGGTAGCCCAGGTGGCGAGCTACGTGGGCAACAGCTGGGGGAACGACCTGGGTCCGGTGAGCGCCAGGCTGGTGGGCGAGCACCGGTAG
- a CDS encoding DUF72 domain-containing protein: MACAFIGTSGWSYKGWRQRWLSYCAERFTGIEVNGTFYRLQSKDTFRKWREETPDTFRFAIKGHRYATHSKKLNDVAEPVRLMKERAEPMGEKLAVVVWQLPASLQKSSEKLAKFLDDLGTWPEVRHALELRHRSWFDDETAALLEEHDVAVCQSDAPDFPLWERVTTDLVYVRLHGHTRKYASRYSSRLLRGWSHKVCNWLDEGRDVHVYFDNDAEGHAPYDALRLLEMVRGGSAG; this comes from the coding sequence ATGGCATGCGCCTTCATAGGCACAAGCGGCTGGAGTTACAAGGGGTGGAGGCAGAGGTGGCTCAGCTACTGTGCGGAGCGGTTCACAGGCATCGAGGTGAACGGTACCTTCTACCGACTGCAGTCGAAGGACACCTTCCGGAAGTGGCGGGAGGAGACGCCGGACACCTTCCGTTTCGCGATCAAGGGGCACCGCTACGCCACTCACAGCAAGAAGCTGAACGATGTCGCCGAGCCTGTACGACTGATGAAGGAACGAGCCGAGCCGATGGGAGAGAAGCTGGCGGTAGTCGTATGGCAACTCCCGGCGAGCCTGCAGAAGAGTTCCGAGAAGTTGGCGAAGTTCCTGGACGACCTGGGTACCTGGCCGGAGGTGCGCCACGCTCTGGAGCTCCGCCACCGTAGCTGGTTCGACGACGAGACCGCGGCGCTGCTCGAGGAGCACGATGTTGCCGTGTGCCAATCGGACGCTCCCGACTTCCCCCTGTGGGAGCGTGTTACTACCGACCTCGTCTACGTTCGGCTCCACGGTCACACCCGCAAGTACGCCTCGCGTTACAGCAGCCGCCTCCTCCGCGGCTGGTCCCACAAGGTGTGCAACTGGCTGGACGAGGGCCGTGATGTGCACGTCTATTTCGACAACGATGCCGAGGGACACGCCCCCTACGACGCGCTCCGCTTGCTCGAGATGGTCCGCGGCGGGTCGGCGGGCTGA
- a CDS encoding YbhB/YbcL family Raf kinase inhibitor-like protein, translating into MGFALSDMKLTSSAFEQHGQIPRRHTAEGEDVSPPLSWSGAPESTRSFAIFCHDPDAPLVKPGSFGFTHWVLYGLPGSTTSLSEGTGEGRQGVNDFGGTGYGGPKPPVGHGTHHYYFWVMALDRELDFAPGLNLEQLLEKTERHVLGMNRLVGSYRID; encoded by the coding sequence ATGGGATTCGCACTCTCCGACATGAAGCTGACGAGCAGCGCCTTCGAGCAGCACGGGCAGATCCCCAGGCGGCACACCGCCGAGGGCGAGGACGTCTCCCCGCCGCTCAGCTGGAGCGGGGCGCCCGAGAGCACCCGTTCGTTCGCGATCTTCTGTCACGATCCGGATGCTCCCCTGGTGAAGCCCGGCAGCTTCGGTTTCACCCACTGGGTGCTCTACGGGCTCCCCGGCTCGACCACGAGCCTTTCGGAGGGAACCGGCGAAGGGCGGCAGGGCGTGAACGACTTCGGCGGCACCGGCTACGGAGGTCCCAAGCCGCCTGTCGGGCACGGCACCCACCACTACTACTTCTGGGTGATGGCGCTCGACCGGGAACTCGACTTCGCACCAGGCCTGAACCTGGAGCAACTCCTGGAGAAGACGGAGCGGCACGTGCTGGGCATGAACAGGCTGGTAGGCAGTTACCGGATCGACTAA
- a CDS encoding SDR family oxidoreductase, translating to MKLFDLDGRVAIITGGTGVLGGAMARGLAAAGARVGVLGRRTARAQEVADTVAAAGGEALALTADVLDKTELEAARDAVLDSWGQVDILVNCAGGNRPEATVVGDLTLFDLDADAFRAVVELNLTGTLLPTQVFGRPMALRRSGSIVNVSSMAAQRPLTRVIGYGAAKAAIDNFTRWLAVELATKYGPSLRVNAIAPGFFIGEQNRGLLLEDGGNYTPRGRQIIDHTPMGRFGEPDELVGTLLWLAGDASKFVTGVVVPVDGGFSAFAGV from the coding sequence GTGAAACTGTTCGATCTCGATGGCCGGGTCGCTATCATCACCGGCGGCACCGGTGTGCTGGGTGGCGCGATGGCCCGGGGCCTGGCGGCGGCGGGTGCGAGAGTGGGGGTCCTTGGACGGCGCACGGCCAGAGCCCAGGAGGTAGCCGACACGGTCGCAGCCGCCGGCGGAGAAGCGCTGGCGCTGACAGCGGACGTCTTGGACAAGACGGAGCTGGAAGCGGCTCGCGACGCCGTGCTGGACAGTTGGGGACAGGTGGACATCCTCGTCAACTGCGCGGGCGGGAACAGGCCGGAAGCGACCGTGGTGGGTGACCTCACCCTGTTCGACCTCGATGCGGACGCGTTCAGAGCGGTAGTCGAACTGAACCTGACGGGCACGCTCCTGCCCACCCAGGTGTTCGGCCGTCCCATGGCCCTCAGGCGCAGCGGCTCGATCGTGAACGTGTCCTCCATGGCGGCCCAACGGCCGCTCACACGGGTGATCGGTTACGGGGCAGCGAAGGCGGCGATCGACAACTTCACCCGTTGGCTGGCAGTCGAGCTCGCCACCAAGTATGGCCCGTCGCTGCGCGTGAACGCGATCGCACCGGGGTTCTTCATCGGCGAACAGAACCGCGGGCTGCTGCTCGAGGATGGCGGCAACTACACCCCTCGCGGGCGGCAGATAATCGACCACACCCCAATGGGCCGTTTCGGCGAGCCGGACGAACTGGTTGGCACGCTCCTCTGGCTCGCCGGCGACGCGTCGAAGTTCGTCACGGGAGTGGTAGTGCCGGTGGACGGAGGTTTCTCGGCCTTCGCCGGGGTATAG
- the uxaC gene encoding glucuronate isomerase, producing the protein MAERISWDLDPDRCFSPVPAQRDRGRDLYERVAGLPLVCPHGHVSPALLVDPEARLGSPADLFVIPDHYVFRMLYSQGVGLEELGLAGKRGAGERDHRRVWQLFAENFYLFRGTPTGLWLKDELITLFGIQEPLTGESAQRIYDQLEEKLASEEFRARALFERFGIEVLCTTDAATDDLEQHRLLQEDGLNVRPTFRPDALMNVAARDWMENLSRLSDLTGVEVRDYRSFIAALEERRRAFCRAGATASDHGVPSPHTERLSAREASELFERALEGEASDSDAARFSAHMLMEFARMSTEDHLVMQIHAGSLRNHNRALFDRFGPDMGADIPVRTEWTRSLRALLNDYGVEPGFRLIVYTLDESAYGRELAPLAGHYPCLRLGAPWWFFDSVKGMERYLDAVIETAGIYNLAGFNDDTRAFASIPARHDVWRRVTCNWLAGEVTRGLMDEADAAEAAVDLAYGQARRTYRLAEEGEGE; encoded by the coding sequence ATGGCCGAGCGCATCAGCTGGGATCTCGACCCGGATCGTTGCTTCTCCCCCGTTCCGGCTCAACGCGACCGCGGGCGCGATCTCTACGAGCGAGTCGCCGGTCTTCCCCTCGTTTGCCCGCACGGGCACGTCTCACCCGCGCTGCTGGTCGATCCGGAAGCCCGGCTGGGGAGCCCTGCTGATCTCTTCGTCATCCCCGACCATTACGTCTTCCGGATGCTCTACAGCCAGGGGGTCGGTCTGGAGGAACTGGGCCTGGCGGGCAAGCGCGGTGCCGGCGAAAGAGACCACCGTCGAGTGTGGCAGCTGTTCGCGGAGAACTTCTACCTCTTCCGCGGCACCCCAACGGGGCTTTGGCTCAAGGACGAGCTGATCACGCTCTTCGGGATCCAGGAACCGCTCACCGGCGAGAGCGCCCAGCGGATCTACGACCAGCTGGAGGAGAAGCTGGCGAGCGAAGAGTTCAGGGCGCGGGCGCTGTTCGAACGCTTCGGCATCGAGGTCCTCTGCACCACCGATGCGGCCACTGACGACCTCGAGCAGCACCGCCTTCTGCAGGAAGACGGGCTGAACGTTCGGCCCACGTTCCGTCCCGATGCCCTGATGAACGTCGCGGCGCGCGACTGGATGGAGAACCTGAGCCGGCTGAGCGACCTCACCGGCGTCGAGGTGCGCGACTACCGGAGCTTCATCGCGGCGCTGGAGGAGCGCCGGCGGGCCTTCTGCAGGGCCGGAGCGACGGCCAGCGATCACGGCGTACCAAGTCCCCACACCGAGAGGCTGTCGGCACGGGAAGCGAGCGAACTGTTCGAGAGGGCCCTGGAAGGCGAGGCCAGCGACAGCGACGCCGCCAGGTTCAGCGCTCACATGCTCATGGAGTTCGCGCGGATGAGCACCGAAGATCACCTGGTGATGCAGATCCACGCTGGCAGCCTCCGCAATCACAACCGGGCGCTGTTCGATCGGTTCGGGCCGGACATGGGGGCAGACATCCCGGTTCGCACCGAATGGACGCGCTCGCTCCGCGCCCTTCTGAACGACTACGGCGTCGAACCGGGATTCCGGCTAATCGTCTACACGCTGGACGAGAGCGCCTACGGACGCGAACTGGCGCCGCTGGCAGGCCACTACCCCTGCTTGCGTCTGGGCGCACCCTGGTGGTTCTTCGACTCGGTGAAGGGGATGGAGAGGTACCTCGATGCCGTCATCGAGACGGCAGGGATCTACAACCTCGCCGGTTTCAACGACGACACCCGGGCGTTCGCCTCGATACCTGCCCGTCACGACGTCTGGCGGCGTGTAACCTGCAACTGGCTGGCCGGCGAAGTGACGCGCGGGCTCATGGACGAGGCGGATGCGGCCGAAGCCGCCGTCGACCTGGCCTACGGGCAAGCCAGGCGGACATACCGTCTCGCGGAGGAGGGCGAGGGCGAATGA
- the nagA gene encoding N-acetylglucosamine-6-phosphate deacetylase, with the protein MRLALIGGTLATPHRLFEGYLLVENGVIGAVGKGDPPPELLVEARVVDLNGALAAPGFIDSHVHGGGGADVMDASPEALAAVAAAHAAGGITSFLPTTVAVPLEQLEPVFAAYRSFVAANGGRAGAQPLGLHLEGPFLNPEQSGALDPRSMSAPAEAEIELLLRPENGVRRMTVAPELPGGMALGLELRGRGMVASIGHSAVRGEELLEALDHGYELITHFYSGMEGVTRENAYRVAGLVEGGYLHDPLWVEVIADGRHLPAELLRLIYKVKGPSRIVLTTDAMRAAGLGPGEYSLGSGSASRRVLVEDGVAKLPDRSAFAGSVALGHDLVRTMVRTAQVPLLEALQMFTVNPARLLGIDHRKGRLVHGADADIVVLDEDLKASMTIVGGRIVAGGSGDGATDAGKE; encoded by the coding sequence ATGAGGCTTGCGCTGATCGGCGGCACGCTCGCCACACCTCACCGCCTCTTCGAAGGGTACCTGCTCGTCGAGAACGGCGTGATCGGTGCGGTCGGCAAGGGTGATCCGCCTCCCGAACTGCTCGTCGAGGCCCGGGTCGTCGACCTCAACGGTGCGCTGGCGGCCCCTGGCTTCATCGACTCGCACGTCCACGGAGGCGGAGGCGCCGACGTGATGGACGCCTCCCCCGAGGCGCTCGCCGCCGTCGCCGCCGCGCACGCCGCCGGCGGGATCACCTCCTTCCTGCCCACCACGGTGGCCGTGCCCCTCGAGCAGCTCGAGCCGGTGTTCGCCGCCTACCGTTCGTTCGTGGCGGCGAACGGGGGTAGGGCGGGCGCCCAGCCTCTGGGGCTGCACCTCGAGGGCCCCTTCCTCAACCCCGAACAGTCCGGAGCGCTCGATCCGCGGTCCATGAGCGCCCCTGCCGAAGCAGAAATCGAGTTGTTGCTGCGTCCCGAGAACGGCGTGAGGCGGATGACGGTGGCGCCGGAACTGCCCGGAGGGATGGCGCTGGGACTCGAGCTGCGCGGACGAGGCATGGTCGCTTCGATCGGCCATTCGGCGGTGAGGGGCGAGGAACTCCTCGAGGCGCTGGACCACGGCTACGAGCTGATCACCCACTTCTATTCCGGAATGGAGGGTGTGACACGCGAGAACGCCTACCGGGTAGCCGGCCTGGTGGAAGGCGGTTACCTGCACGACCCGCTCTGGGTAGAGGTGATCGCCGACGGCCGCCACCTCCCGGCCGAACTGCTGCGACTCATCTACAAGGTCAAAGGTCCCTCACGCATTGTCCTCACCACCGACGCGATGCGGGCCGCGGGCCTCGGACCGGGCGAATACAGCCTGGGCTCGGGGTCCGCCTCCCGTCGGGTCCTGGTCGAGGACGGGGTCGCGAAGCTTCCGGACCGCAGCGCTTTCGCCGGCTCCGTGGCGCTGGGACACGACCTGGTGCGGACCATGGTGCGCACGGCGCAAGTCCCCCTTCTGGAGGCGCTGCAGATGTTCACTGTCAACCCGGCACGCCTCCTGGGCATCGACCACAGGAAGGGCCGGCTGGTGCACGGGGCCGATGCAGATATAGTCGTACTCGACGAGGACCTGAAGGCATCGATGACGATCGTAGGCGGCCGGATAGTGGCCGGCGGCAGCGGGGATGGAGCGACAGATGCAGGCAAGGAGTGA
- a CDS encoding glucosamine-6-phosphate deaminase: MQARSDEGEIASFEADRLLVHIFEDRVAAGEAAARGVAEDMRELVRARGSLGMVFASAPSQLELLQALVVTPDLPWNRVAAFHLDEYVGIGSDEPRSFVRFLREHLFERVEMAETHLLNGVASSAAEECQRYQALLRSHRLDIACIGIGENGHIAFNEPGETDFDDPRLVRLVELDQASRRQQVNEGLFGSLDEVPTEAMTLTVPAITSVKRIHCIVPGRNKARAVERTVEGEMSTACPASVLRAHPGAVLYLDRESASLLSGRAS, translated from the coding sequence ATGCAGGCAAGGAGTGACGAGGGGGAGATCGCGTCGTTCGAGGCGGACCGGTTGCTCGTGCACATCTTCGAGGACCGGGTAGCAGCCGGAGAAGCGGCCGCCAGGGGCGTGGCGGAAGACATGCGGGAACTGGTCAGGGCACGCGGCTCGCTGGGCATGGTGTTCGCCTCTGCCCCTTCACAACTCGAACTCCTCCAAGCCCTCGTCGTCACGCCCGACCTTCCCTGGAATCGAGTGGCCGCGTTCCACCTGGACGAGTACGTGGGGATCGGGAGCGATGAGCCGAGGTCTTTCGTGCGGTTCCTGAGGGAGCACCTCTTCGAGCGGGTGGAGATGGCAGAGACCCATCTGCTGAACGGCGTCGCCTCCTCCGCCGCGGAGGAGTGCCAGCGCTATCAGGCCCTGCTGAGGAGCCACCGGCTCGACATCGCCTGCATCGGTATCGGAGAGAACGGTCACATCGCCTTCAATGAGCCGGGCGAGACCGACTTCGACGACCCGCGACTGGTACGCCTCGTCGAGCTGGACCAGGCGTCCCGGCGCCAGCAGGTCAACGAGGGCCTCTTCGGAAGCCTCGACGAGGTGCCTACCGAAGCGATGACGCTTACCGTACCGGCCATAACTTCGGTGAAGAGGATCCACTGCATCGTGCCGGGCCGCAACAAGGCCCGGGCGGTCGAGCGCACCGTCGAGGGCGAGATGAGCACTGCTTGTCCGGCGTCGGTCCTGCGGGCTCATCCAGGAGCCGTTCTCTACCTCGACCGAGAGTCGGCCTCACTGCTGTCAGGTCGGGCGAGCTAG